From Lactuca sativa cultivar Salinas mitochondrion, complete genome, a single genomic window includes:
- the rps12 gene encoding ribosomal protein S12: MPTLNQLIRHGREEKRRTDRTRASDQCPQKQGVRPRVPTRTPKKPNSAPRKIAKVRLSNRHDIFAHIPGEGHNSQEHSIVLIRGGRVKDSPGVKSHCIRGVKDLLGIPDRRKGRSKYGAEKPK; this comes from the coding sequence ATGCCTACATTAAATCAATTGATTCGTCATGGTAGAGAAGAAAAACGGCGCACGGACCGTACTCGAGCTTCGGATCAATGTCCCCAGAAGCAAGGAGTACGCCCGCGTGTACCAACGAGAACACCGAAAAAACCGAATTCAGCTCCACGTAAGATAGCCAAAGTACGGTTGAGCAATCGACATGATATATTTGCTCACATTCCGGGGGAAGGTCATAATTCGCAGGAACATTCTATAGTCTTAATAAGAGGAGGTAGAGTGAAAGATTCGCCAGGTGTGAAATCCCATTGTATTCGAGGAGTCAAGGATTTGTTGGGAATTCCGGATCGAAGAAAAGGGAGATCAAAATATGGTGCAGAAAAACCAAAATAG
- the nad3 gene encoding NADH dehydrogenase subunit 3 yields the protein MSEFAPIFIYLVISPLVSLIPLGVPFPFASNSSTYPEKLSAYECGFDPFGDARSRFDIRFYLVSILFIIPDPEVTFSFPWAVPPNKIDPFGSWSMMAFLLILTIGSLYEWKRGASDRE from the coding sequence ATGTCAGAATTTGCACCTATTTTTATCTATTTAGTGATCAGTCCGCTAGTTTCTTTGATCCCACTCGGTGTTCCTTTTCCATTTGCTTCCAATAGTTCGACCTACCCAGAAAAATTGTCGGCCTACGAATGTGGTTTCGATCCTTTCGGTGATGCCAGAAGTCGTTTTGATATACGATTTTATCTTGTTTCTATTTTATTTATTATCCCTGATCCGGAAGTCACCTTTTCCTTTCCTTGGGCAGTACCTCCCAACAAGATTGATCCCTTTGGATCTTGGTCCATGATGGCCTTTTTATTGATTTTGACGATTGGATCTCTCTATGAATGGAAAAGGGGTGCTTCGGATCGGGAGTAA